The segment CAACGTAATAACTAATGTAAATTACACTGTATAAACACCAAGACACGTTGGCTATAAAACTCTATTTGTGGTCTTCCATTCATATAAACCCATAGTAAATAGTTCTAGTTAGACATAATTCAGAAAATAGGTtaaaaaggtccaatgcagctgtttttatctcaatatcaaattattTTCTGGGTaaaaattaagtaccttactgtgattttaattgaaaacatggccagaaaagaaacaaaaatagctttttagcaAAGTGAAATTTCtcgggaaaactgaaaactagctgttattggcagagaggtttggcagagaggtttggcagagaggtttgcaaccctctttcttattggtctattaaataATTTACTGCCTGTTgaggtcaccaggcaggccaaaactccatacCATCAAAACGGTCATGGCGAGAAAGGctccagcttttgtcaaattaatgTAAAAAGTTGccaaccttaacctaattctcctaacctgctacgaaaagtcaaGTCTGACGTTAACTTGACGAAAGCTAGATCCCCTCGAGCCATCACCCACTCAAACAGGTCTTACACTAAAAGTGCATTATAATTGCTTTcataatttcacagtattattccaacctgatagtgtggaaatataattATATTCAGTGTCCAAAGGTCATAGAGTGGATTGCGAGCAGTTCCTCGTATTTATGCTCCAATCAGAAATCGACTTTCATCCTGACTCCACTGTGACTGGTCCTTCTGTCTTCTTCCTCCACCATGGGAAAGTTTCAAAATGGCCACTCcccagtgtactgtatgtagagggCAGAGAAGCCCAAGGCCGTCAGTGCAGTCACCAGTACAGTCAAGAGCTTTTGCCACCACAGGCAGTGGTCCATCTTCTGTTCCAGTCTGGAGCTGCTGGCCATCAACTGAAGGAGCTGGGGGAGGATCAGAGGGCAACAACGGCATCCGGGgcatattcattaggcaccaaatggaagaaaacagacCGAAACATAGTAGGACTACCTGCCCTTGTCCCGTAAGTAATGCCCATTTTTGTCTTCAGTTGCAAAACATTTAAACACACTTCCATATGGAACACGACCCAGGTGAAGTATCGGACCTTTTTCAGACCACAAACTGAACTGACTTCAGATGGACTTGATAGATTGAACATTTAAGCATGCAAAGATAATAGTACATATGTAATTGTCCTATTGAGACATTTGcataataagtgtgtgtgtgtgtgtcagtgtctgtcACCCGAGGTCACAACTCACCGTGGTGTGCATGTCTTGGTAGCTATTGGTCTCCATTTTGTGAGACCTGTCAGTCACAGGGCTGAGTGCCGACTTGATGCCCTCTAGCATTCGACACCGCAGCCTGAAGGTAAAGAAAATAGAAGACCATTGGTGAACAGTCCTTACACATGCGTCCTCGAGGCCTAGTTGCCTTTGGTGACAGTCAACAAACCAATACTCATAAAACTGGTTTGAGTTGTGTTCTGTGCGTGTAATAGATGGTGCTACCTGTGCTCCATTATTTTAGCCTTTGGGACACCCTTCCAGAACTGGGCGAGGTCTGTGCTCCCCCCACCGCTACATGGCTCCATCTCAGCAGCCATGATTAAGAAGCGGTCCTGAGGAGAGCACAGGGACCCTGAGAGCCAATCAGAGAGGAGGGAATTCGACCACAAACAATTAGAGGACAGCAACAATTCCACATGGGCTAGTCCTTGACCTTCTCAAAACCTGAATGATGGGTTTATAttacatagagacagaggagatggaaGAATTAGGGCTACGATATGTAGTACCTCCATGCAGGGACACATTGATTTCCATACTCTTGCCCGCCCCACAGCTGCTATTACTGGGCTTCACCCTGTACTTCTCTGGAGCTGTGGTCCGCACCTGCGGCAAAACACAAACAAGGCTGCTCTCATACAAGTACATTGTAATGATGCAATCACACACTTAAAAAGAGCAACATGAGAACTGACCTTGAAGGCCACTTGGTTTTTGGTGACATTATTAAGCATGATCGGACATctcttctcaccctctctgtGGCCAAAGCACAACTCATCATCAGGactggaaagagagagcgagagtgtggGAGCCACATATCATCTCCGTCTAGCAGCACTTAGTGTAAACAGTTGCCTCATAACCTTAAAAAGGGAGTGTGAGGTCTGTGGTTGGAAACTATGTGACTCGATACGTTTGGGAAGTGCTTAaactatactgtatgtatgagGGCAAATACACAGAATCCAAAGCTAACCTGATATAGAGTAAGGTGCCTTTGAAAGTGACGGTTGGCCTACGGGATCCTTTCCATCTGATGGAGCCACCATTGTCCCCATCCTGGGCCAAGTATACCtgcctcagacagagacagagaaatcaAGGACACTATTGTTACTGTTGTTGACATCATTCAATGCACTTATGAGATTCGAGAGTGTAACAAAGTTCAGTATTAAAACCAAGGGGTGTCGTAAGGGAAATGAAGGACAACATTTCTGGTTCTGAGTGTAGGAGAGCTCGGCTCCAGGGCGTCCGTGGCCTCCAGGTCATCATCCTTTGACTCAGTGTCATCCTCTTGTCCAGTCTCTGATGTGGGGTTCTGGAAGACGTCATCAGGCAACGGTGGGTAACTGAATTTGAATGGGTCCTGGGAGAAAATGAGAGAAGAACTCCATAGTAAATGCAATGCATTTGTATTACATCAATTATTTAGCCTTGTAGTATAACGTACTGGTGATGAATTctggaaaggtgtgtgtgtgtgtgtgtgtgtgtgtgtgtgtgtgtgtgtgtgtgtgtgtgtgtgtatatacaaaaGAGTATTGGTTTATGTACTGTATGCATGATACCAGCAAATGGCGTTGTTTGTATGTAtgcgagtatgtgtgtgtgcaaagACACAGCAGCTTTAAATGAGAACGTGGATGTATGACTCTTGTATATGTCGGTCATGTGTCTGCCTTGTGCATCATATGCACTGTACCGAAAGCAACGTGCATGCATGTTGTCATGTTAGCCAATGGGCATACACAGATGTTTTAACATCTGCATGTGCTTATGTGCTCAGTAGATATTTGGATGCATGGGGGTCATTGTGGCCATAGAGCGGTAAGTTACACACAGTTCCTCCCATGTAGGACGGGAGGTTCTCCCTATCAACATAGTTCTGGATGTCACTCTTGGACACAAACTTCAGCTTGTCGATGGCGTCTTGACTGAGCATGTTCTTCACCATCTTCCATGCCGCTATATACAGAAGATGGGGGAGTG is part of the Oncorhynchus gorbuscha isolate QuinsamMale2020 ecotype Even-year unplaced genomic scaffold, OgorEven_v1.0 Un_scaffold_16:::fragment_2:::debris, whole genome shotgun sequence genome and harbors:
- the LOC124017114 gene encoding motile sperm domain-containing protein 2-like isoform X2; this translates as MTDARSALSEQDIQKKIEETRKRFRIEYAQDSSDKYDSRDVDRLWKDDVLVDGYLEWRHFEVEDTLKMIDESLQWRKEFKLNDINESSVQKSLFESGMHYLHGYDKEGNKLFWFRVKLHVKDVKMLTEKKRYVAFWLESYARREPGIPLTVIFDMSEAGLSCIDMDLIKYIINCFQVYYPRLLSKMLMYEMPWIMNAAWKMVKNMLSQDAIDKLKFVSKSDIQNYVDRENLPSYMGGTDPFKFSYPPLPDDVFQNPTSETGQEDDTESKDDDLEATDALEPSSPTLRTRNVYLAQDGDNGGSIRWKGSRRPTVTFKGTLLYISPDDELCFGHREGEKRCPIMLNNVTKNQVAFKVRTTAPEKYRVKPSNSSCGAGKSMEINVSLHGGSLCSPQDRFLIMAAEMEPCSGGGSTDLAQFWKGVPKAKIMEHRLRCRMLEGIKSALSPVTDRSHKMETNSYQDMHTTLLQLMASSSRLEQKMDHCLWWQKLLTVLVTALTALGFSALYIQYTGEWPF
- the LOC124017114 gene encoding motile sperm domain-containing protein 2-like isoform X1 codes for the protein MMVYFLPDSASGTHPNQQVLVCLLSMTDARSALSEQDIQKKIEETRKRFRIEYAQDSSDKYDSRDVDRLWKDDVLVDGYLEWRHFEVEDTLKMIDESLQWRKEFKLNDINESSVQKSLFESGMHYLHGYDKEGNKLFWFRVKLHVKDVKMLTEKKRYVAFWLESYARREPGIPLTVIFDMSEAGLSCIDMDLIKYIINCFQVYYPRLLSKMLMYEMPWIMNAAWKMVKNMLSQDAIDKLKFVSKSDIQNYVDRENLPSYMGGTDPFKFSYPPLPDDVFQNPTSETGQEDDTESKDDDLEATDALEPSSPTLRTRNVYLAQDGDNGGSIRWKGSRRPTVTFKGTLLYISPDDELCFGHREGEKRCPIMLNNVTKNQVAFKVRTTAPEKYRVKPSNSSCGAGKSMEINVSLHGGSLCSPQDRFLIMAAEMEPCSGGGSTDLAQFWKGVPKAKIMEHRLRCRMLEGIKSALSPVTDRSHKMETNSYQDMHTTLLQLMASSSRLEQKMDHCLWWQKLLTVLVTALTALGFSALYIQYTGEWPF